Proteins encoded in a region of the Pirellulales bacterium genome:
- the leuS gene encoding leucine--tRNA ligase: protein MPRYNPATIEPKWQQYWQRERTFAAPRMPVGPKLYVLDMFPYPSGDGLHVGHPEGYTATDIVCRYNRMRGRSVLHPMGWDAFGLPAEQHAIRTGTPPRTTTEKNISTFRRQLQMLGFSYDWERELSTTDTNYFRWTQWIFLKLFNSWFDPEQQRARAIGELPIPADVAAEGEAAVRRYRDEQRLAYQLEAPVNWCPNLGTVLSNEEVKDGLSERGSHPVVRIPLRQWMLRITAYAERLEKDLEQVDWSEGIKALQRNWIGRSVGAEVDFYISTQPQTATSQGADFAAWQVQRKAAGFPRKPGEDVLRIYTTRPDTLFGATYMVIAPEHPQVERLTAAAQRAEVQAYREQAARKSDLDRTDLAKTKTGVFTGSHAINPVNGKPVPIWVADYVVMGYGTGAIMAVPGHDTRDFEFAKQFQIPVIAVVDPVKAKDVDRTAVLAGEFPFTDQGTAINSGVYDGLTTVEFKKKITADLAAKGVGRAAVNYKLRDWLFSRQHFWGEPFPILHELGPDGEPNGELRALSENDLPLDLPEMKHFKPHGRPEPPLEEAPQDWLYPVIDGVKYKRETNTMPQWAGSCWYYLRFIDPKNDQALIDPALEKAWMPVDLYVGGAEHAVLHLLYSRFWHKVLFDLKLVSSPEPFQKLVNQGMILGEVEYYGYRNKEGHWVPAPQNERATGFIPDDAATIEKVPAAQVEKRDGDFFLRSTDIKLQSQSSKMSKSRGNVVNPDAVVAEYGADSLRLYEMFMGPLEAVKPWSMEGVNGVRGFLDRVWRMITAERSETLELNAAVVDTLPTVDQNRMLHRTIQGVTQDIERMFFNTAISKMMEFTNFFLKEDHRPRAAMESLVLLLSPFAPHTAEELWQLLGHPKSLAHEPWPVFDEAAIKEDSIEVPVQVNGKLRGRVRVPAEADAVATEAAARADEKVAEQLGGKTVVKVVVVPGRLVNFVVK from the coding sequence ATGCCCCGATACAATCCCGCCACGATCGAGCCTAAATGGCAGCAGTACTGGCAACGCGAGCGGACGTTCGCGGCGCCGCGAATGCCGGTCGGGCCGAAACTCTACGTGCTCGACATGTTTCCCTATCCCAGCGGTGACGGTCTGCACGTCGGTCACCCCGAAGGGTACACCGCGACAGATATTGTTTGCCGTTACAACCGCATGCGCGGACGGAGCGTGTTGCACCCGATGGGTTGGGACGCCTTTGGCTTGCCTGCCGAGCAACATGCCATTCGTACCGGCACGCCGCCGCGGACGACGACGGAAAAGAATATCAGCACGTTTCGTCGGCAGTTGCAGATGCTCGGGTTCAGCTATGACTGGGAACGTGAGCTGAGCACGACCGACACGAATTATTTCCGCTGGACGCAGTGGATCTTCTTGAAGCTGTTCAACTCTTGGTTTGATCCGGAACAGCAGCGCGCCCGCGCGATCGGCGAATTGCCGATTCCGGCCGACGTCGCGGCCGAGGGGGAAGCGGCCGTGCGCCGCTACCGTGACGAGCAGCGCCTGGCATATCAGCTCGAAGCCCCGGTCAACTGGTGCCCGAACCTGGGCACCGTATTGTCGAACGAAGAAGTCAAGGACGGGCTCAGCGAGCGCGGATCGCACCCGGTGGTGCGCATTCCGCTGCGGCAATGGATGCTGCGCATCACGGCCTATGCCGAGCGGCTGGAAAAGGACCTCGAGCAGGTCGATTGGTCCGAAGGGATCAAGGCGCTGCAACGCAATTGGATTGGCCGGAGCGTGGGAGCCGAGGTCGACTTCTATATTTCTACGCAGCCGCAAACCGCTACATCGCAGGGTGCGGACTTTGCCGCTTGGCAAGTGCAGCGCAAAGCGGCAGGCTTCCCACGCAAGCCTGGCGAGGACGTACTGCGCATCTATACGACGCGTCCTGACACGCTCTTCGGTGCCACGTACATGGTCATTGCGCCCGAGCATCCGCAGGTCGAGCGGCTAACGGCCGCCGCGCAGCGTGCAGAAGTGCAAGCGTATCGCGAGCAGGCGGCGCGCAAGAGCGACCTGGATCGTACGGACCTGGCCAAGACGAAAACCGGTGTCTTCACCGGTTCGCATGCCATCAATCCTGTGAACGGAAAGCCCGTCCCGATCTGGGTAGCTGATTATGTCGTAATGGGATATGGCACCGGCGCGATTATGGCCGTGCCGGGGCACGACACGCGCGATTTCGAATTCGCGAAGCAATTCCAAATTCCCGTTATCGCTGTCGTTGACCCGGTCAAGGCCAAGGATGTCGATCGCACCGCAGTGCTGGCCGGCGAATTTCCGTTCACGGACCAGGGAACGGCTATCAATTCCGGCGTCTATGACGGCCTGACGACGGTCGAGTTTAAAAAGAAGATCACTGCCGACCTGGCCGCGAAGGGCGTTGGCCGCGCGGCGGTGAACTACAAGCTGCGTGATTGGCTGTTCAGCCGGCAGCATTTTTGGGGCGAGCCATTTCCGATCCTGCACGAGTTGGGCCCGGACGGCGAGCCCAACGGCGAACTTCGCGCGCTCTCGGAAAATGACCTGCCCCTCGATCTGCCCGAGATGAAGCATTTCAAGCCGCATGGCCGCCCGGAGCCCCCGCTCGAAGAAGCGCCGCAAGACTGGCTTTACCCGGTCATCGACGGCGTGAAATACAAGCGCGAAACAAACACCATGCCGCAATGGGCCGGATCGTGCTGGTATTACTTGCGCTTCATCGACCCGAAGAATGATCAAGCGTTGATCGACCCGGCGCTTGAAAAGGCGTGGATGCCGGTCGACCTGTATGTCGGCGGGGCCGAGCACGCCGTGTTGCACTTGTTGTACTCGCGCTTTTGGCACAAGGTGCTGTTCGACTTGAAGCTGGTCAGTTCGCCCGAGCCGTTTCAGAAACTGGTGAACCAGGGGATGATCCTGGGCGAGGTGGAGTATTACGGATACAGAAACAAGGAGGGGCATTGGGTTCCGGCGCCGCAAAACGAGCGAGCCACAGGATTCATTCCAGATGACGCTGCTACGATCGAGAAGGTCCCTGCCGCGCAAGTTGAGAAACGTGATGGCGACTTCTTTCTGAGATCGACGGATATCAAGCTTCAATCTCAGTCGTCCAAGATGTCGAAAAGCCGTGGTAATGTCGTGAACCCCGACGCGGTCGTGGCCGAATACGGCGCGGACTCGCTGCGGCTCTACGAAATGTTCATGGGCCCACTCGAAGCGGTAAAACCGTGGAGCATGGAGGGGGTCAACGGCGTGCGCGGATTTTTGGACCGCGTGTGGCGCATGATAACGGCTGAACGCAGCGAAACGCTGGAGTTGAATGCCGCGGTCGTAGATACGCTGCCGACGGTTGACCAGAACCGAATGCTGCACCGCACCATCCAGGGCGTGACGCAAGATATTGAGCGGATGTTCTTCAACACCGCCATCTCGAAGATGATGGAGTTTACGAACTTCTTCTTGAAAGAAGATCACCGCCCGCGCGCGGCGATGGAATCGCTGGTGCTATTATTGTCTCCCTTCGCGCCGCATACGGCCGAAGAGTTGTGGCAACTGTTAGGGCACCCGAAGTCGCTGGCCCACGAGCCTTGGCCCGTGTTCGACGAGGCCGCGATTAAAGAGGATTCGATCGAGGTGCCAGTGCAGGTCAACGGCAAGCTGCGCGGCCGAGTCCGCGTGCCAGCCGAGGCCGACGCCGTGGCAACAGAAGCTGCTGCCCGAGCAGACGAGAAGGTCGCCGAACAACTCGGGGGCAAGACGGTTGTCAAAGTGGTCGTTGTGCCCGGCCGGCTGGTCAACTTCGTGGTGAAGTAG
- a CDS encoding bifunctional methionine sulfoxide reductase B/A protein yields the protein MRMTFMLSVAMVLATAIFPTGARLDAGETDADQAEKHAASDRAHHVTPPAKHDAHHVSVFVFNAEGKFVGPVDSPRVVLTAGQWRRKLTAEQYHVLRAKDTEPAFCGNMVDNKKEGVYVCAGCGLPLFSSSSKFDSGTGWPSFMHPVAKENVKTQRDMSDGTLRYEVKCVRCDGHLGHVFDDGPAPVGLRFCMNSASLNFTDDHHLASLADPAADKATDKKSDKDGVSGIGAGRKSSTLLAAATGETVDGADNRKTKSTVAADDEKPAATKEKGMNETAVFAGGCFWCTEAAFQQLRGVSDVESGYSGGRANTATYEQVSLGNTGHAEAIRVTYDPEKITYDQLLTVFFDAHDPTTLNRQGPDVGSQYRSAIFYENDEQKKAAEAKIHELTEKKAYGNRRVVTKLEHLGAFYPAEAYHQDFVVNNPFQPYVRGHSLPKACSVQKRHPELMDPEKAAKISGLAQ from the coding sequence ATGCGTATGACTTTCATGCTAAGTGTGGCAATGGTCTTGGCCACGGCGATCTTTCCCACCGGCGCGCGCCTTGATGCCGGCGAAACGGATGCGGATCAAGCGGAGAAGCATGCCGCGTCGGATCGCGCTCATCATGTCACTCCCCCCGCGAAACATGATGCGCACCACGTCAGCGTTTTTGTTTTCAATGCCGAGGGGAAGTTCGTCGGGCCGGTCGATTCGCCGAGGGTTGTGCTGACAGCCGGACAATGGCGGCGCAAATTAACCGCCGAGCAATACCATGTGTTGCGTGCCAAAGACACTGAGCCTGCCTTCTGCGGCAACATGGTCGACAACAAGAAGGAAGGCGTGTATGTCTGCGCCGGTTGTGGGCTGCCGCTATTCTCTTCGAGTTCGAAATTCGACTCTGGCACCGGTTGGCCCAGCTTCATGCATCCGGTAGCCAAGGAGAACGTCAAAACGCAACGCGACATGAGTGATGGCACCTTGCGTTATGAAGTAAAATGCGTCCGCTGCGATGGGCACCTGGGTCACGTCTTTGACGATGGACCAGCGCCCGTCGGTTTGCGATTCTGCATGAACTCGGCCTCGCTGAACTTCACCGACGATCATCACCTGGCCAGCCTTGCCGATCCGGCCGCCGACAAGGCCACGGATAAAAAATCCGATAAGGATGGCGTGTCAGGGATCGGCGCCGGCCGGAAGAGTTCAACGTTACTAGCTGCCGCGACAGGTGAAACAGTCGATGGCGCGGACAATAGAAAAACAAAATCAACCGTAGCCGCCGACGACGAAAAGCCGGCCGCCACGAAGGAGAAGGGCATGAACGAGACAGCCGTATTTGCCGGCGGATGCTTTTGGTGTACCGAGGCGGCGTTTCAACAACTGCGCGGCGTCAGCGACGTGGAAAGCGGCTACTCCGGAGGCCGCGCCAACACCGCCACCTACGAACAGGTGTCGCTGGGAAACACGGGGCACGCCGAGGCGATTCGCGTGACCTACGATCCCGAAAAGATCACGTACGATCAGCTACTAACCGTGTTTTTCGACGCCCACGATCCGACGACGCTCAACCGCCAGGGACCCGACGTCGGTTCGCAATATCGCTCAGCGATTTTTTACGAGAACGACGAGCAAAAGAAGGCCGCTGAAGCGAAGATTCATGAACTCACCGAGAAGAAGGCTTACGGAAACCGGCGCGTCGTGACCAAGCTCGAACATCTGGGCGCCTTCTACCCGGCCGAGGCCTACCACCAGGACTTCGTCGTCAATAACCCATTCCAGCCGTACGTGCGAGGGCATTCCCTCCCCAAGGCCTGCTCGGTGCAGAAGCGTCATCCGGAATTGATGGACCCTGAAAAGGCCGCGAAGATCTCGGGCCTGGCACAGTAA